In Microtus ochrogaster isolate Prairie Vole_2 unplaced genomic scaffold, MicOch1.0 UNK3, whole genome shotgun sequence, the following proteins share a genomic window:
- the LOC106144303 gene encoding putative endogenous retrovirus group FC1 Env polyprotein — MGFNLMVLFCLAISPSVLSWNPSWKGPPPRVPIPTKPTPKAWKFHVIALENRNKTIASTFCPVTGCASTISLTFDIRDTCQGKCINDFYNAMSSPIYVCFVYEQTRSDCQDPNYGGCPHWGCKYHSTWPRWGGENPSRLNSVDWHTKVTYSIPDPWNDRWRKGVVGFVYRHNEKDTAYDGRTKILIFRALAKFTP; from the coding sequence ATGGGTTTTAACTTAATGGTGTTGTTTTGTCTGGCTATATCcccttctgttctttcctggaaCCCAAGTTGGAAGGGCCCACCTCCCCGGGTTCCTATACCAACCAAACCAACCCCTAAGGCATGGAAGTTCCATGTAATTGCCTTGGAAAACCGCAACAAGACAATAGCCTCTACCTTCTGTCCAGTCACAGGATGTGCAAGTACTATCAGCCTCACCTTTGATATAAGGGACACCTGCCAAGGGAAATGTATAAACGACTTCTACAATGCTATGTCCTCTCCCATATATGTCTGCTTTGTATATGAGCAGACTCGCTCAGACTGTCAGGACCCAAATTACGGAGGATGTCCACACTGGGGCTGCAAATATCATAGTACCTGGCCCAGATGGGGCGGAGAAAACCCTTCCAGACTCAACTCAGTTGATTGGCATACGAAGGTCACCTACTCCATCCCTGACCCCTGGAATGATAGATGGAGGAAAGGGGTCGTGGGTTTTGTCTATAGACATAATGAGAAGGATACAGCTTATGATGGGAGAACTAAGATACTCATCTTTAGAGCTTTAGCCAAGTTCACGccttaa